Sequence from the Equus przewalskii isolate Varuska chromosome 11, EquPr2, whole genome shotgun sequence genome:
tgaaaaacaaaaaggaagcgTTTGTTTACATTTCTGGAAGGCACGTGGAGCACGCACTGTCACTCTGCTCCCTGGGGGTGCTGTCCCAGAGGCGTCTCCTCCTCTCCCGAGGGCTGCACACCAGCCGGCACGCCCCGGCCCAGGACGTGGGAGGAGCTGTGCAACCCCAGCTGATCCCACAGAAGGGAGCAGGCGCAGAGGCCAGGAGACGGAGGTCAGTCCAGGGCCTGCGCAGCTCGGGTTCTGGTTGCGCCCGTGCCTCATTCATTCCTGGAGCCAACGAGCCCAGCAGGAGGAAGCAAGGATCTGGGAGAGTCCGAAGCCCCGTGGGGATAAGGAATCCGCTGAGGGGCCCCCTGCCCTTCCTGTCTCCCTTGACACCGGGAGAGAGGCTGTAAGGGGGTCGGCCCTGAGAAGACCTCGCGGCATGAGCCAGGGGTGCCGCGCTCAGGATCTGAGACTGGGGCAAGTTTTGTAACCTCTCTGGGTTTCGGATTCTCTTGCTTTTAAACCTGTGAAATGGGGCGGTCTCACCGAGCTGCTGGTGAGGATGAGGTTATAGACAGCAGCTGCTATGCAGCATGTGTTCAACAAATCCTGACTCTCGTACCACTAAAAACACAGCATCGGAGCCAACGAGGGACCCAACAATCGAGGGTGACGCAAGTATTCCTACCACTCACtcatgttttttcttaaaaacatgaatgttttataaaataaaagcaacattcACTCTTTATGAACCCCACAAAACTTCTATTTGACAAACGTCTATTTTCTCTAATGTCATTAGTGAAcgtgaaaaactgaatttcaaatcCACAGGGAACGTCCTTATAGCCTCGAGGAGGCAGATGTTCCCCAtctcagaaataaacacatgagGCCTTGACGTTCACCGCAAACAGGATTTGAGCCTGAACAGTCAATATAAAAGAAGAACTCGGTTTACTTACTCTTAGAGGACGTGTCCTTCAAAAAATACGTTTGTTCATATTcctgcagagagaagagaataaaattgtCCAGGAGAAGAAATCTGTGTGGCCTCTTCGAGGAATTCTACTGCAACAGGACCGGAACGTGCTCTCTGGAAGGAGCAGCGGGGTGGGGGCCAGCGGCCCTCTGTGCACCTGAGGAGTCCCAAGAGTGGGACGGCCACAGGGAAGTGCCCCCCTGTCCCACCCACAGGTGGCAGAGAGCTCACAGCCCACCTGTGTCCTCTGGGTCATGCTCCGCAGGACACTGCCGGGGCCCGAGGACCACACTGTCTTGTCACGGCTGACCCTGCTTGGGTGGCCCGGCTGCTCTGAGCGTGCCCCCCGACTCTTCCCAGACCCAGCCCTCGCTCCTTCCACCCTGGGGGGGGATGGCGGCGGCAGTTATCAGTAAAATGATGTCACCTGGGGGTGACCTGTTCTATTCGGGACAATACTAACGGAGAGGACACCTGTGCACAGAACGCACCGTGAAGCAATGTTAGTGACTCACACGCAGTTTCCTGGTTCATGGAAACCTCAGTGCGGACCGGACTCCAGACACCCTGGACCGCCCGCCCTTGTAAGGAGCCGCTACTAGCGATGGCTCCCCACGCCCGGGCCTCCTGAGGACGAGCTGAGGCCTTCTCTTAGTATCAAGCCGCCTGCCCTGGGCGTAAGGCCCAGAACATGACTGCgaggttcaagtcccagctctgcctcttgtcCCCTGCTGGCTCGGCGCCTGCCTCACCCTCCTTGTCCCGTAGCTGCTCAGCCGCAGACTAAGACGGGTTGTATGCTCACGGCACAGTCTGAGAGGGGCACCCAGGGCCCCCGCACCCTGCCTGACCGCCCAGTGCCTCTCACTGACATGGGCAGAGTCCTCACTTGTGCATTTCATGTTCTCGGACTCCTTGGAGAATCTGATGATCACAGACCACCTCCCTAAATGCTGCCTAAGGGCACACGACCCACTCAGCCACAGTCTCCGAGAGCTCCACCTCCAGGCCAGAGTCAGGGGCCCAGGGGCCCACGACCTCCGGCACAGGGGCCCCATGATCTCCTCCCTGACACCCTTCCCCTCAGCTGCACACAACGTCCCATCTTCCCAAggggccctcctccccagggccacTTAGCAGGTGTCTGTTCATCTTGCCAAACCTTATTCAAGTTGTCACTGCCTCGGGACAGCACCCCTGAAGCCCCACAATGGAGGACAGAGACTGTCACTCTGTGCACAGCTGGACATGGCACCTGCTTCCATCCTGCACGGTCCACCCGGCGGACATGTgtgctccccactccctccccagtcCCTGCAACCCTGTCTTCTCCAGACGCaacgcctggcacacaggagcGGCTTAGCTGAGGTGTGCGGCGCTGACCCCAGAAATGAGCACGGACTCAGGAGGCTGCGGTCTAACACCGGCCTGTGGGCCTCCTCGACCCTGCCACATTCCAGACCCGGGAGCCGAGCAAGGACACTGAGCCTCAGCGTCCCCTTGGACAGCAGGTTGGGTTGGGGACTGTTAGGGATTGGTTTGTGCTCTCCACATGTGGAAGTCCTCACTCCCATACCTATAAATGTGGCCTCAtatggaaacagggtctttgtaGATGGTAAAGACGAGGTCATTACGATGGCCCTAATCTGAATAGTGCCCTCATAGaaaggggaaatgtggacacGGGctcacacacagggagaacatcaTGGGAAGATGAGGGTCGCCATCGGGATGGCGCTCCTACAAGCCAAGGACCCCACAGATTGCCAGAAACCACCCACGGCCAGGCGGGAGGCCGGGAGCAGACTGTCCGTCACAGCACTCAGGAGAAACTAGCCCTCCCACACCTTGATCTCggtctcccagcctccagaactgggggaCAATGAGTTCCTGCTGTTTCAGCCGCCATGGCCGTGGCAGGAACTTTGTGGAGGCCGCCCCAGGACACTCATACAAGAATGTGAGAGGAGCACGCGTGTTAGCACTGAACACAGGGCCCTGCATACAGTAAAGCGCTCAATAAACGTAGGCTTTGTTATTGTTCAGAGCCACCCAGATGTCTCACTCACCTGCTCCAGACTACTGAGGGAGCGGTGCTGTTcggccaggccctggggcccaTGGGCGCCGGGGACACAAATTGCTGTCACCTGCAATTCGATGCTTTCCTCGGGGTCCTCAGACAGCCCTGGGCAGCTCCCGTCCCCGGGGTCCAAAGCCAGACTTTCTTCCTCCAACTCCCGCTCTGTCTCCACACCAGCGGCTGATGGGTCCCGCTCAGGGTCCGGGGGTAGTAATGCGTCGTCAGACTGGCTGTGCGCAGGTGGCTAAAAGACAAAGTCATTTCTTTTGGTGCCAGGAGCCTGCAGGATGGGGCCTTCCCAAGCCACttttagagaaagaaatgccAACAGTCTGATAGGTAAGCCAGAGCTGTGCCATTTGAGAGAATACTGCATGGGGTCAGGTCCCACTCTGCCACCCACTCCCCAGGGGATCCCAACACAAGACTCTTGTGGGTTGAACGGTGGCCCCCAAAGAGAGATGCCCACGTCCTAACCCTGGGACCTGTGAACGGGATCTCCCttggaaatagggtttttgcaggcgaggtcatactggattagagagggccctaaatccaatgacgaGTGTCCTTATAAGGATACTGATTAAGCTACAGAGACACATGGGGAGAGCACCCCGTGAAGACGGGGGCAGAGACTCGGGCGAgcgtctacaagccaaagaatgctgAGGATCGCTGGCAACCAAGGAGAGAGGCGGGGCAGAGGCCCCTGCCCACCGCGAGCCTCAGGGAGCCAACCCcaccgacaccttgatttcggacgTCGGGCCTCCAGAACTGGCAGACAGTAAGTTCCTTACTGTTTCAAGCCACCCGCTTGGTGATAATTTGTTTGGATAGCTCTAGGAAACCAAGACAAAGCCCTTTGCccctgtgtgcctcagtttccactcaGTGGTCTAGACCAGCGGAATTTAAATCTTCTTTCAGCACAGACATTCTGGGGCTCTGACAAGGTGGAGGCAGACAGCACCGCACAGCGGGCTGCACACCAGGTGGGAAGGCATGGGGCTGCCTTGCGCCCGCCCCTGGGATGTCTCCTGAGGCCCCAATGCCTTCAAGGACTGAGGCTACCATTAGGCGAAGCCCTGGGTGATACTTACAGGGCTGCCGGGCTCCTCCGATTCACCTGaaaacaaagaagacagaaatgaaaataactgaTACTCAACAGGACAATGACTTCCACGGGGGAGATGAAATGCCTTGAACTCACAAAAAAGAGGACTTACGTTTCAAGCAACCGACCACCCACTGGCGAATCTGGACACCTGGAAGACACAGGAGGTGAGGTGACACGGAGCGCTCGCCAGTCCCCGGGGCCTGGCCGGAGCCCTCCTCCCTCGAGCAACTGCCCCTGGCTGAAgtctccccaccctcctggcGGAGTGCACCCCGGACAGCCAGTCTGCAGCTGGCTGGAATCTCAGCTGACCCGAGATTCGTGGCGAAAGGCCCCTGGGTCAGGGAGCGCAGCGCACGGCTCCCTGCCCCAGAGCGCCGAGCTCAGGCGCCCGAGCGGCCCCTTGAGTTACAAAGTGCGCATAGCTGTGTTTTAAATGAAAACCTGTCAAGAACCTTGTTCCACCAGAGCCCACTTCTGAGCTCCTGACACAGTGGCTGATCTATTTTACTCCAGGATTCATCTAACTCtaatttaccttttttctggTAAACGACAATGATGAAGAAGATGAGGAGGAcaaccacaaccaccaccaccaccgccaccgccaccgccaccgccaccgcAATGAAGGGCTCACTCGAGTTTCTGTTTCCTGGAAGGAGGCAAAGGAGAGGATGCTGTAGCAGGGCTCAGCACGCCTTCCTCATCCTACTGAGCAGAAAGAAGGTCTCTGCTCCTGGGAGCGACGGCAGTGGTCGTGACTCCCCAGGCCCCAAAGTGCTCTCCCGCTGATCACTGAGTAGTGACCACACAGCCACAGGGCCCGCAGAGCCTAAACGAGTTACCTTCGTGGCAAAGGTGTGCCGACCCACCTTGAAGAGATGGAGTCAGCCTCTCATCTGGCTCCTGGTTAGTTTCTACGGCACAAACTGTATCCCGTGTGGCACTGCAGGGCTGAAGGACTGAACCTTGACatctgaaaagaaagagagaagaaactctgggggccggcctggcggcatagtggttaggttcgtgcactccactttggtggtctggggttcaccagttcggatcctggcgctacaccgctcatcaagccatgctgtggcggcatcatatagaagaactagaaggacttacaactaggatggacaactatgtactggggctttggggatgaaaaagaaaagagagaggaagactggcaacagatgttacctcagggccaatcttcctcgccaaaaaaaaaacgaaaaaaaggaacgaaagaaagaaattgaacatTGCTTCCCCCACCCATTGGGCCCAAGGCATCCTTCTCATACCCACAGGCAAGGGGTTAGAAGGGACCAGCCCCAGGTCCCAGGATGGCCCACCAGGCTGCCGGCAATCAGTGTCTGCCATTTCCCTGGCAATGTGGCCCAAATTGGTTCAGTGAGAGTAAAGCTTGGGAATTCTCTGTGATATATGCAGGAAGAGCAGCCCACCCTCTCTGTTTCTGGATAGAGCTGTGTGCGGCTCTGAGGAATGCACCAGTCGTAGCTGTATCTCTACCAAGAGGGAAGTGAGCCCAAAGAGGAAGCCCATGGAGAAGGGGACAGGCAAGCAAGAGCAGAGAAGCCAGAGGCCTGATCAAACCAGATCTGAAGGCAGTCCTGACTTGGGATCTGTCACTATACAAGCCAGCGGTTCGGCACAGTCCGAGTGGTATTTACGAATCCACGTGTGCCTCAGAAATGTGAGCTATTTTGCACGTGGCTTTACCACTGCAAACGTCTCCCCAAAAAGTCCTCCCGAAACCCAACCCACCCGGGACCTCAGAAGGAAACCTTATGAGGAAACAGGGTCTTCGTAGATATCATTGAGAGAGGTCATACTGCATTAGGGTGGGCTGTAATCCACGACTGCTCTCCCAAGAGGGAAATCTGCACGCAGATAGAGAGAAAGCCCCGCGAAGACGCAGCAACACGAACACGCAGGGGAGAAGCCCGtgaaggcagaagcagaggcCGCCACAGTGAGTCCACAGCGGAGGAGCGCTGGCAGCacccagagctggaagagacgaGGAAGGAGCCTCCCCAGATCCTGCAGAGGGAGGGCGCCCTGCCGACACCGCCATTCGGACTGCTTGTCTCTGGAACTGTGAACGAACacatttctgctgtttgtttTAAAGCCCCTAGTGTGGCGCCTTCTTCTAGCAGCACCAGGACGCTACTGCCGTCCTCTCTGCCCAGTGccgccccctcacccccactcctCACCGACAGCTCACCGCATACGTGTCCTGACCCTCTGTCTGCACccctgctgggggctgagggccTGCAATGCCACCTGCCAGACGTAGTGGGGCTCAGAACCATtcgtgagtgaatgaatgaatgaatgaaccaacgAGCACTGACTCAAGGCCGGCCACCAGGGGGAAACATCCAGGCGACGTCACATTTAATCTGCAGGGCACCTGTATGTGGTAAGTGCTACCactggccccattttacagatggggaaactgaggctctggggggTGGCAGATAACTAAATGACCCAAAACCAAGCTGACGGTCAATGGAGGAGTGGGGGTCCCATCCCAGGCCTGTCTGGTCTGCCTGCGCCCCCGAGGCCCGAACCTTGTGCAGCGGAAACACTTCTCAGCGCAGTCCGGGGAGTCGCAGTAGAAGCTGCCCTGCTGGCACTGGCACCGCCGGTCGCTGACCCGCGAGCAGTTCGTCACCACCTCCTGATCTGCGAGAGGGAGGGCTGAGGGTCAGTCACCCGGGGCCACGTCCAGCTGCTGGGTGGCAGCCACAGAATCTGCACTCAGCCTCCCTTCTCAAACAGGGATGGCGTGGAGGGAACAGCCAGACCGTGTCCCCCGCCATCAGGGTGTCCACGGAGAGGCTGGTGGGTGACCCCAAAACCTGGGGGCTTCGCAGAGACCAGTGGGTACCCCTGAAATGTGGGGTGGGGGCCAGATGCAACCCCTCCGACATATCCccctatttttctcttcatctcattTGCCCCACAAAGGACTCCCCTCCTGCGTGCTCGTGCGAGGAACACGTCAGAGCGAGCAGTGGACAGCAGAGAAGCCCTGACCCCCGGCCGCCAGCGACGCCTCTGCGGTCACGCCGACGCCGCCCTGCCAGAGCGCTCGTCCACACCCGCCAGACAGACGCAGGGTGAGACCCGCCCCACGCTGAAACTGCGCTGGGGCGAACAGCTTCCCAAAGGGGGGCGTGCTTAAGAAGGCCTGTGCCGACCCCCCACATTTTCTCCTCTAACACACTGAAAGAACTTGACGTGAgctataaatgaaaacaaaacggGACCGCATCCCGAGCCTGACACCCAGCCCACCACCACGCGCCTGAGGCCCTGTCCCCACACCCCCACTTCAGCCCTCTAATCCCATCACATTCTCGTCGTCCTTGAACCCGGTGTTTGACACGACACGGGCATCAGCGGGATCCTGCTGCGCACCCCAGCCCGGGGCGGCTTCTGCTCACTTGGATTGTTTCAGCCCATTCTCGGGGCAGGCACTACGCACAGCGTGAATTCCCACGATCGTTTACACCCACTGCGCTGTCGACCGGCGGTTGGGGTGCTTCTGCTTTCACGTTATTACAAACTCTTCCCCATCTCGCTCGGCACACACGGCAAGAGCTTGTCCAGGTCTAGACGGAGACGTGGAGCGGCTGGGCCCTGGCTTGGGCACATTTTCAACTTCAGTAACTATGCGAAAATTGTTTCCGAAAGTGGCTGTACCCATTTCCTACTTCTTCCATTAGTTTTTGAATTCTCATTGTTCCATGTCCCCATGAACACTTGGCATCAACATTTTAAATCTGTCAGTCTGGTAGATAAGAAACAGCGTCTCTTTTTATTTACTCCAGGGCTTTTTCTATGCTTCCTGatcatttctctttcatcttccctGTAATGTCCTTGTCTCTTCCCACTTAATTTCCTTTCAATCCGGGCCAGCCcgggtggcctagtggttaagttcagtgagctctgcttcagcagcctgggttcagttccagggtggggacccacaccactcgtctatcagtggccatgctgttgtggaggctcaaaagcaaaaagaagaggatttgcaacagatgttggctctgggtgaatcttcctcaggaagaaaaaaaaaaaatttcaaaccttattattgatttataggcAAGCTTTTTTTGTTCTGCATACTAATTTTGCATGAGTTGTATGAATCATAAATATATTCTCCCACTTCATGGCTTAACTTTTCCAATTtgggtgtcttttgatgaacagaagtctgtcattttaatgtagtcacatttatcaatcttttatgtttttcttttaacaaacatCTTTTCACTGTCCTAAAGCCATAAAtactctatctttttttctttttttgaggaagatcagccctgagctaactgctgccaatcctcctctttttgctgaggaagactggccctgagctaacatgtgtggccatcttcctgtactttatatgtgggatgcctagcacagcatgccttgccaagcaggtgccatgtccacacccagcatctgaaccggcgaaccctgggccgctaacgcagaatgtgcacacttaagggctgcaccacctggccggccccatttcttttcttcctaaagtTTTACTTTTCACCTATGGATTTTGATGCACCAGGAATTGATTTTTGTGGCTGGCGAGAG
This genomic interval carries:
- the LOC103544972 gene encoding tumor necrosis factor receptor superfamily member 26-like isoform X2, whose amino-acid sequence is MSPCGLLLLLLLLGRVTTASSVTECGPDEYEAEGLHMCCKLCPAGSYVREHCTVNHSKGQCRECEPGTFTAHPTGMTSCLPCAQCREDQEVVTNCSRVSDRRCQCQQGSFYCDSPDCAEKCFRCTRCQGSVLQPCSATRDTVCAVETNQEPDERLTPSLQGNRNSSEPFIAVAVAVAVAVVVVVVVVLLIFFIIVVYQKKGVQIRQWVVGCLKRESEEPGSPPPAHSQSDDALLPPDPERDPSAAGVETERELEEESLALDPGDGSCPGLSEDPEESIELQVTAICVPGAHGPQGLAEQHRSLSSLEQEYEQTYFLKDTSSKTTSQTYYIFSRRLHQVNGNMFMTLIGLEGNGIREVPLRKSRKFD
- the LOC103544972 gene encoding uncharacterized protein isoform X3, with the protein product MAVSAGRPPSAGSGEAPSSSLPALGAASAPPLWTHCGGLCFCLHGLLPCVFVLLRLRGAFSLSACRFPSWESSRGLQPTLMQCQGSVLQPCSATRDTVCAVETNQEPDERLTPSLQGGSAHLCHEGNRNSSEPFIAVAVAVAVAVVVVVVVVLLIFFIIVVYQKKGVQIRQWVVGCLKRESEEPGSPPPAHSQSDDALLPPDPERDPSAAGVETERELEEESLALDPGDGSCPGLSEDPEESIELQVTAICVPGAHGPQGLAEQHRSLSSLEQEYEQTYFLKDTSSKTTSQTYYIFSRRLHQVNGNMFMTLIGLEGNGIREVPLRKSRKFD
- the LOC103544972 gene encoding tumor necrosis factor receptor superfamily member 26-like isoform X1, whose translation is MSPCGLLLLLLLLGRVTTASSVTECGPDEYEAEGLHMCCKLCPAGSYVREHCTVNHSKGQCRECEPGTFTAHPTGMTSCLPCAQCREDQEVVTNCSRVSDRRCQCQQGSFYCDSPDCAEKCFRCTRCQGSVLQPCSATRDTVCAVETNQEPDERLTPSLQGGSAHLCHEGNRNSSEPFIAVAVAVAVAVVVVVVVVLLIFFIIVVYQKKGVQIRQWVVGCLKRESEEPGSPPPAHSQSDDALLPPDPERDPSAAGVETERELEEESLALDPGDGSCPGLSEDPEESIELQVTAICVPGAHGPQGLAEQHRSLSSLEQEYEQTYFLKDTSSKTTSQTYYIFSRRLHQVNGNMFMTLIGLEGNGIREVPLRKSRKFD
- the LOC103544972 gene encoding uncharacterized protein isoform X4, whose protein sequence is MAVSAGRPPSAGSGEAPSSSLPALGAASAPPLWTHCGGLCFCLHGLLPCVFVLLRLRGAFSLSACRFPSWESSRGLQPTLMQCQGSVLQPCSATRDTVCAVETNQEPDERLTPSLQGNRNSSEPFIAVAVAVAVAVVVVVVVVLLIFFIIVVYQKKGVQIRQWVVGCLKRESEEPGSPPPAHSQSDDALLPPDPERDPSAAGVETERELEEESLALDPGDGSCPGLSEDPEESIELQVTAICVPGAHGPQGLAEQHRSLSSLEQEYEQTYFLKDTSSKTTSQTYYIFSRRLHQVNGNMFMTLIGLEGNGIREVPLRKSRKFD